The following are encoded in a window of Impatiens glandulifera chromosome 5, dImpGla2.1, whole genome shotgun sequence genomic DNA:
- the LOC124940181 gene encoding NAC domain-containing protein 104-like yields the protein MADINLPPGFRFYPTDEELVVHFLHRKVTLLPCHPDVIPDLDLYPYDPWELDGKAMVEGDKWFYYSRRTNKRITGNGYWKPLGVDEQIFSTANKLVGLKKYYVFYMGKPPSGSKTNWVMQEYKLPDSIGSTSSSASRSTSRRPKFKADFTKWVICRVHEHADDGHEEEAELSYLDEVFLSLDDLDEISFPK from the exons ATGGCCGACATAAATTTACCCCCAGGATTTCGATTCTATCCCACGGATGAAGAGTTGGTGGTTCATTTCCTCCACCGAAAGGTGACCCTTTTGCCTTGCCATCCTGATGTCATCCCAGATCTCGATCTTTATCCTTATGATCCTTGGGAATTAGATG GTAAAGCTATGGTGGAGGGAGACAAGTGGTTCTATTATAGCCGGAGGACAAATAAAAGGATCACCGGAAATGGGTACTGGAAGCCATTAGGAGTTGATGAACAAATCTTCTCAACTGCAAACAAACTGGTGGGTTTGAAGAAATACTATGTATTCTATATGGGAAAACCTCCTTCTGGTTCTAAGACCAATTGGGTAATGCAAGAATATAAGCTTCCAGATAGTATTGGGTCAACCTCAAGTTCTGCCTCTAGATCAACATCAAGGAGACCAAAATTTAAAGCT GATTTTACAAAATGGGTAATATGCCGAGTTCACGAACATGCTGATGATGGACATGAAGAAGAGGCTGAACTTTCCTATCTAGACGAAGTGTTTTTGTCATTAGATGATCTTGACGAAATTAGCTTTCCAAAATAG